In Oxyura jamaicensis isolate SHBP4307 breed ruddy duck chromosome 21, BPBGC_Ojam_1.0, whole genome shotgun sequence, a single genomic region encodes these proteins:
- the C1QA gene encoding complement C1q subcomponent subunit A — protein MRLGLWLAASALAAVLGTALPEEEVCRAPDGKDGFPGVPGLNGRPGQKGDTGEPGKPAPRTGIRGPKGDEGEPGPPGNPGNRGFHGPPGPRGLPGQPGPRGAKGKAGNILQQPRPAFSASRRSQTHRGSTVVFDNIITNQENSYSAQSGEFTCRIPGLYYFAFQVVSTGDLCLSITKNREPVVSFCDNNSRNILQVNSGSSVLSLAVGDQVSVSTDPRKGSQIYSGSEADSVFSGFMLFPQTG, from the exons ATGCGTCTCGGTCTTTGGCTGGCAGCCAGCGCCctagcagcagtgctgggcacagccctgcctgagGAGGAGGTGTGCCGGGCACCGGATGGCAAAGACGGATTCCCGGGGGTCCCTGGCCTCAATGGGAGGCCAGGGCAGAAGGGTGACACGGGAGAACCAG GGAAACCGGCACCAAGGACAGGCATCCGGGGACCCAAAGGGGATGAAGGTGAACCGGGGCCTCCTGGCAACCCAGGAAACCGAGGCTTCCATGGTCCGCCTGGCCCCCGtgggctgccagggcagccAGGACCGAGAGGGGCCAAGGGAAAGGCCGGCAATATCCTGCAGCAGCCACGTCCTGCTTTCTCTGCCTCACGGAGGTCCCAGACGCACCGGGGCAGCACGGTGGTGTTCGACAACATCATCACCAACCAGGAGAACTCCTACAGCGCCCAGAGCGGGGAGTTCACCTGCCGCATCCCCGGGCTCTACTACTTTGCCTTCCAAGTGGTCTCCACGGGAGACCTGTGCCTGAGCATCACCAAGAACAGGGAGCCCGTGGTCAGCTTCTGCGACAACAACAGCCGCAACATCCTGCAGGTGAACTCGGGCAGCAGCGTGCTGAGCCTGGCCGTGGGCGACCAGGTCTCAGTGAGCACTGACCCCAGGAAGGGCAGCCAGATTTACAGCGGCTCCGAGGCAGACAGCGTCTTCAGCGGCTTCATGCTCTTCCCACAGACGGGCTGA